Proteins encoded within one genomic window of Propionispora vibrioides:
- a CDS encoding xanthine phosphoribosyltransferase, which yields MELLKNRIRTDGLVLNDSLLKVDSFLNHQLDPQLMFKMGEEFARRFSGEAITRILTIEASGIAVAIMAGLVMQVPVVFARKKKSAVTTDDLYCTKVYSFTKKESNDIIVDKKFLAANDRVLIIDDFLANGEAALGLANIVQQAGAAVVGIGIVIEKSFQPGAGKLKAAGFRVESLARIAAFSGGQVQFVPEA from the coding sequence ATGGAATTATTAAAAAACAGGATTCGGACAGATGGTCTGGTGCTCAATGACTCGCTGCTGAAAGTGGATTCCTTTTTAAATCATCAACTGGACCCGCAGCTTATGTTCAAAATGGGTGAGGAGTTTGCCCGACGGTTTTCCGGCGAAGCCATCACCAGGATTCTGACTATTGAAGCGTCCGGTATTGCCGTGGCGATTATGGCCGGTCTGGTCATGCAGGTACCGGTTGTTTTTGCCCGTAAGAAAAAGTCGGCCGTCACGACAGACGACTTGTATTGCACCAAGGTGTATTCCTTTACGAAAAAAGAAAGCAATGACATTATTGTGGATAAGAAGTTTCTGGCGGCCAACGACCGGGTGTTGATCATTGACGATTTTCTTGCCAATGGGGAAGCCGCGCTGGGCTTGGCCAATATTGTGCAGCAGGCCGGCGCCGCTGTGGTGGGAATCGGTATTGTGATTGAAAAATCCTTCCAGCCGGGGGCCGGCAAGTTGAAGGCGGCCGGTTTCCGTGTGGAATCCCTGGCCCGAATCGCCGCTTTTTCCGGCGGACAGGTTCAGTTTGTACCAGAAGCTTAG
- a CDS encoding bacteriohemerythrin, with translation MPFIEWNEEMVFEIADIDAHHEKLVDLINTLYERVFECENLEQERELTGHILRELRDYAIYHFSAEEELLKECHYPAYREHKREHDQFISRVGELSEEYSRGEPVLSFPTFMFLKNWLVDHILRKDSDYVAYVKKDTEL, from the coding sequence ATGCCGTTTATCGAATGGAACGAGGAAATGGTATTTGAGATTGCTGATATTGACGCTCATCACGAAAAACTGGTTGATCTGATCAATACTCTGTATGAGCGGGTTTTTGAATGCGAGAATTTGGAACAGGAGCGGGAACTGACAGGCCATATTTTACGGGAGCTAAGAGATTACGCTATATACCATTTTTCGGCGGAAGAGGAATTGTTGAAAGAATGTCATTACCCGGCATACCGGGAGCATAAGCGGGAGCATGATCAGTTTATTTCCCGGGTGGGCGAGCTTTCTGAAGAATATTCCAGAGGTGAGCCGGTCCTTTCCTTTCCAACGTTTATGTTCCTCAAGAACTGGTTGGTCGATCATATATTGCGTAAAGACAGTGATTATGTCGCTTATGTAAAAAAGGACACCGAACTTTGA
- a CDS encoding sensor histidine kinase: MFIRTLRRLTIFISLVFLLIFGMYILVLYGYFSHRLFDNIDEAMRIHANTFRLVNGEPAAVGQPIFDPRIVLLLRGDDGRTIDLNPYRTARELEHLREITSTVESGELQMREYEGHTYRIMRWPYVYDPVYGADRSFRLQSVIIVSIVDSEVQLLNNLLWISLLGVTTGTICIVLASYFIARRVMVPVQNAWERQRQFVADASHELRSPVTGIYSNAELLLRHPEHSVQEESRRIYSIMKEAMRMTRLISSLLTLARADANTEMPMTVISVSEIVGEVLELFTAVGEAQGIDCVAEVKPGIRVRGNKDRLHQLLVILLDNAFKYTQPGGTVIVACRREGRQVLLSVRDTGIGMAPELLPRIFDRFFRADKTRSRETGGTGLGLAIAKWIVDMHGGKLQVASKPGEGTIFTVLLQAEKA; the protein is encoded by the coding sequence ATGTTTATACGGACGCTTCGCCGGTTAACCATATTTATTTCGTTGGTATTTCTGCTGATTTTCGGTATGTATATATTGGTGCTGTACGGGTACTTTTCTCACCGGTTATTTGACAATATTGATGAAGCAATGCGGATTCACGCTAATACCTTCCGTCTGGTAAACGGCGAGCCTGCCGCTGTAGGCCAGCCGATTTTCGATCCCCGGATCGTGCTGCTTTTAAGAGGAGACGATGGCCGGACGATTGATTTAAATCCCTATAGAACTGCCCGGGAATTGGAACATCTCAGGGAGATTACCTCGACTGTGGAGAGCGGCGAACTGCAGATGCGGGAATATGAGGGGCACACCTACCGGATCATGCGCTGGCCTTATGTTTATGATCCGGTGTATGGCGCAGACCGGAGCTTTCGGCTGCAGTCGGTGATTATAGTCAGCATTGTGGATTCGGAAGTGCAATTACTGAACAATCTACTGTGGATTTCCTTATTGGGGGTCACTACCGGGACCATCTGTATTGTTCTGGCCAGTTATTTTATTGCCCGGCGGGTCATGGTACCTGTACAAAATGCCTGGGAGCGGCAGCGGCAGTTTGTGGCCGACGCTTCCCACGAATTGCGCTCGCCGGTAACCGGTATTTACAGCAATGCGGAACTGCTTTTGCGCCATCCTGAGCATAGTGTGCAGGAAGAGAGCCGTCGCATTTATTCAATCATGAAAGAGGCGATGCGCATGACCCGCTTGATCAGCAGTCTGCTTACCCTGGCCCGGGCCGACGCCAACACGGAAATGCCGATGACGGTGATTTCGGTCAGTGAAATTGTTGGCGAGGTGCTGGAACTCTTTACCGCGGTTGGGGAAGCCCAGGGAATTGACTGTGTGGCCGAAGTGAAACCGGGAATCCGGGTGCGGGGCAATAAAGACCGGCTCCATCAATTACTGGTCATTTTACTGGACAATGCCTTTAAATACACTCAACCGGGCGGAACGGTCATTGTTGCCTGCCGCCGGGAGGGCAGGCAGGTGCTACTGTCGGTCCGGGATACGGGGATTGGCATGGCGCCGGAGCTTTTGCCGCGTATCTTTGACCGGTTTTTCCGGGCAGATAAAACCCGCAGCCGGGAGACGGGCGGAACCGGGCTGGGCTTAGCTATAGCCAAGTGGATTGTGGATATGCACGGCGGGAAGCTCCAGGTAGCCAGTAAACCGGGTGAGGGCACAATATTTACGGTTCTTTTGCAGGCGGAAAAAGCATAA
- a CDS encoding response regulator has protein sequence MRILVVEDDEVLREAVADILLEEGYEVACEEAGDEGLYAARQGIHDLLVLDIMLPEISGLEIVRTLRSEGCTVPILLLTARDSIDDRVQGLEAGADDYVVKPFAMRELLARLKALLRRKGNLMPEDRLTYGNIVLNSALRDACIGETCLGLGSKEYDILEFLLLNSEQILTREQVFDRIWGMNSDTGMGIVDIYIHHLRKKLAPYGQDRLVQTVRGVGFMLKEP, from the coding sequence ATGAGAATTCTGGTGGTGGAAGATGACGAGGTGTTGCGGGAGGCCGTAGCCGATATTTTATTGGAAGAAGGGTATGAGGTTGCCTGCGAGGAAGCCGGTGATGAGGGCCTCTATGCCGCCCGACAGGGTATTCATGATCTGTTGGTATTGGATATTATGCTGCCGGAAATCAGCGGGTTGGAGATCGTCCGGACGCTGCGAAGTGAAGGCTGTACCGTTCCCATTTTGCTGTTGACGGCCCGTGACAGTATAGATGACCGTGTGCAGGGGCTGGAAGCCGGTGCCGACGATTATGTGGTAAAACCCTTTGCGATGAGGGAATTGCTGGCCCGGCTTAAGGCATTACTGCGCCGGAAGGGAAATTTGATGCCCGAAGACCGTTTGACCTACGGCAACATCGTGTTAAACAGTGCTCTGCGCGATGCCTGTATTGGTGAAACCTGCCTCGGTCTGGGCAGCAAGGAATACGATATATTGGAGTTTCTTTTGTTAAACAGTGAACAAATTTTAACCAGAGAGCAGGTGTTTGACCGGATTTGGGGGATGAATTCCGATACCGGAATGGGGATTGTCGATATCTATATTCACCATTTGCGGAAAAAACTGGCCCCCTATGGCCAGGACAGGCTGGTTCAGACGGTACGCGGCGTTGGTTTCATGCTTAAGGAGCCGTGA
- a CDS encoding SIMPL domain-containing protein, giving the protein MLKKVILVLAASLLLAVPAFASEATKTVVQVSGTSQQEVTPDTARISLVVNSIQDNIEKAKADNVRQVNKVLAALREQGISSEQIKTDTYQINPLYNYEKDKLPVLKGYQVTQRMEVRTGIEQAGTIINEVTQAGANEIASIRFETADETGSKDKALQEAIQDALRKAEVIAGTLHKRVANITLINESGVFYNPVMLETRMFKAVSADSGAPNIPAGKVTVGANVQVTVELE; this is encoded by the coding sequence ATGTTGAAAAAAGTGATTTTAGTACTGGCGGCGAGTTTATTGCTGGCCGTGCCGGCATTCGCCAGTGAGGCAACGAAGACAGTGGTTCAGGTAAGCGGCACCAGCCAGCAGGAAGTGACACCGGATACGGCCCGGATCAGTCTGGTGGTAAATTCCATTCAGGATAATATAGAAAAGGCAAAAGCCGACAATGTCCGGCAGGTGAATAAAGTGCTGGCTGCTCTGCGGGAGCAGGGAATCAGCAGCGAACAGATTAAAACAGATACATATCAGATTAATCCGTTATACAATTATGAAAAGGATAAATTACCGGTTTTAAAGGGCTATCAGGTGACACAGCGTATGGAGGTTCGTACCGGTATTGAACAGGCAGGAACTATCATTAATGAGGTCACCCAGGCAGGGGCCAATGAGATAGCCTCCATTCGCTTTGAAACAGCCGATGAAACGGGCAGCAAGGACAAAGCCTTGCAGGAAGCTATTCAGGATGCCCTGCGCAAGGCAGAGGTGATTGCCGGGACGTTGCATAAACGGGTGGCGAACATAACTTTGATTAATGAGTCCGGCGTGTTTTATAATCCGGTCATGCTGGAAACCAGAATGTTTAAAGCGGTCAGCGCCGACAGCGGGGCCCCGAATATTCCGGCCGGAAAAGTTACGGTAGGCGCCAATGTTCAGGTAACCGTAGAATTGGAATAA
- a CDS encoding RNA polymerase sigma factor — MIDEHILLAKAQTGDREALNALMTEYWQPVYRLIYSRLANPEDAKELTQDTFMKAFRALPGYKSMGVSFKSYLGKIALNLVTDFWRKNGRAPQVVGLEEYQETLRDSGEKPEEYILRREGQERVTGLLKNLPEEQRQAIRLRVLLGISVHDTAVLMNKTEAAIKMLQQRALKNLRSLCLETGMVK, encoded by the coding sequence GTGATAGACGAACATATTTTGCTGGCCAAGGCGCAGACGGGAGACCGGGAAGCACTCAACGCCTTGATGACCGAATACTGGCAGCCGGTTTACCGGCTGATATACAGCCGGCTGGCCAACCCGGAAGACGCCAAGGAACTGACCCAGGACACATTTATGAAAGCGTTCCGGGCGTTGCCCGGTTATAAATCGATGGGAGTTTCCTTTAAAAGTTATCTGGGAAAAATCGCGCTTAATTTGGTTACCGACTTCTGGCGGAAGAACGGACGGGCACCGCAGGTAGTCGGACTGGAGGAGTACCAGGAGACCCTGCGGGATAGTGGGGAGAAGCCGGAAGAATATATACTGCGGCGGGAAGGGCAGGAACGGGTAACCGGGCTGTTAAAAAATCTTCCTGAGGAACAACGGCAAGCCATCCGGTTGAGGGTGCTGCTGGGCATATCGGTTCACGACACAGCCGTCCTGATGAATAAGACCGAAGCGGCAATAAAAATGCTGCAGCAGCGCGCGTTGAAGAATTTACGTAGTTTATGCCTGGAAACCGGCATGGTGAAATGA
- the nadC gene encoding carboxylating nicotinate-nucleotide diphosphorylase, producing MNPIALEQIIKQALLEDIGAGDLTGEAIFSEGHQSTGRLIAKQPLILAGTEVFRKVFQQLDNRIELVWNCREGDSAAPGTVLASLRGPTRALLAGERVALNFLQHLTGIATATKDYVRLCSGTGTVIVDTRKTTPGLRMLEKYAVTVGGGKNHRYALDAMVMIKDNHSKAAGGILPAVQAVRRRISPFIKIEVEVECLEQVKEALTAAADVIMLDNMDLDTVKQAVALIDGSALIEVSGNITEERVAALAGAGVDVISSGALTHSVRAADISLKFE from the coding sequence ATGAATCCAATCGCATTGGAACAGATTATTAAACAGGCTTTGCTGGAGGATATTGGTGCCGGCGATCTAACCGGTGAGGCAATTTTTAGCGAGGGTCACCAATCGACAGGCCGTTTAATCGCTAAACAACCCTTAATATTGGCCGGAACGGAAGTTTTCCGGAAGGTTTTTCAACAATTGGACAACCGGATTGAACTAGTCTGGAACTGCCGGGAAGGCGATTCCGCAGCGCCCGGGACGGTGTTGGCCAGTTTGCGGGGACCTACCCGGGCGCTGCTTGCCGGTGAACGGGTGGCATTAAATTTTTTGCAGCATTTGACGGGAATTGCCACGGCTACGAAAGACTATGTGCGGCTTTGCAGCGGGACCGGCACCGTGATTGTCGATACAAGAAAAACCACACCGGGTTTGCGGATGCTGGAAAAATACGCGGTTACCGTGGGCGGCGGAAAAAATCATCGCTATGCCCTGGATGCGATGGTGATGATTAAGGACAATCACAGCAAGGCGGCCGGAGGAATTTTACCTGCCGTGCAGGCTGTCCGCCGGCGGATATCACCGTTCATAAAAATAGAGGTGGAAGTGGAGTGCCTGGAGCAGGTGAAAGAAGCGCTGACGGCGGCTGCCGATGTGATTATGCTGGATAATATGGATTTGGATACGGTGAAGCAGGCGGTAGCCTTAATTGATGGCAGTGCTCTTATTGAAGTATCCGGGAATATCACGGAAGAGCGCGTTGCGGCACTGGCCGGGGCCGGTGTGGATGTCATATCCAGCGGTGCCTTGACCCATTCGGTCAGGGCGGCGGATATAAGTCTGAAATTTGAATAG
- the nadB gene encoding L-aspartate oxidase gives MATRGYSCGALAIAKTADCFTYDVIIIGTGIAGLSTALSLDKRLRVALISKNALTESSTYKAQGGMAVAAGSDDSAARHAADTLRVGKGLCVQENVEHLTREAMAALQFLQAAGTDFCCDGQGLQLTREGGHSRNRVAHYHDYTGRHIAEALMNQAADCPQMDFFNNAFLVDLLTDAQGTCCGCLIQTEQAVLQLRASAVVVAAGGYSGIFARSTNAATASGDGIAAAYRAGAVIADMEFVQFHPTAVILPSGKVFLLSEALRGEGAVLRNTSGERFMPRYHEDGELAPRDEVSRAMLAEMKRQQAPVIYLDARALPSGQLTEHFRSIYGELAAHGYCLERDVIPVQPTAHYTIGGIKTDAWGQTSIPSLYSCGESAATGVHGANRLASNSLLEGVVFGRRVAACINDNCHLPPGKPDLSGTGLPVYHRGIDTDLLRARLDQAAGVIRQGEKLARLAEWLYSCRETGEQVWQQADCCRENAALVAELLLEAAFVRQESRGGHYRADFPATNDSRFKKHSEQLWGRKVRMQ, from the coding sequence ATGGCGACAAGAGGGTATAGCTGCGGCGCTTTGGCGATAGCTAAGACGGCCGACTGTTTTACTTATGATGTGATTATTATCGGCACAGGAATTGCCGGACTGAGCACCGCCTTATCATTGGATAAACGGCTGCGGGTGGCTTTGATCAGTAAAAACGCGCTGACTGAAAGCAGCACCTATAAAGCGCAGGGTGGCATGGCGGTCGCTGCCGGCAGCGATGACAGTGCCGCCCGTCACGCCGCCGACACATTACGGGTGGGCAAAGGGCTTTGCGTACAGGAGAATGTGGAGCATCTCACACGGGAAGCGATGGCGGCACTGCAATTTCTGCAGGCTGCCGGCACTGACTTTTGCTGTGACGGGCAGGGCCTGCAACTGACCAGAGAAGGCGGCCACAGCCGGAACCGAGTGGCCCATTATCATGATTATACCGGACGTCATATTGCCGAAGCATTGATGAACCAGGCGGCCGACTGCCCACAGATGGATTTTTTCAATAACGCGTTTCTAGTTGATTTACTGACCGATGCACAGGGCACCTGCTGTGGCTGTCTGATCCAAACCGAACAAGCGGTGCTGCAATTACGGGCATCCGCTGTGGTTGTGGCTGCGGGCGGCTACAGCGGAATTTTTGCCCGTTCAACCAATGCCGCCACGGCGAGCGGTGACGGGATAGCCGCCGCTTACCGGGCCGGGGCGGTCATTGCCGATATGGAATTTGTCCAGTTTCATCCTACGGCGGTAATCCTGCCGTCAGGCAAGGTGTTTTTGCTAAGTGAGGCACTGCGGGGTGAAGGGGCGGTGCTGCGCAATACGTCAGGCGAGCGCTTCATGCCGCGCTATCACGAAGATGGCGAGCTGGCACCGCGAGACGAGGTATCCAGAGCCATGCTGGCTGAGATGAAGCGCCAGCAAGCGCCGGTTATCTACCTGGACGCCCGCGCTTTACCTAGCGGGCAGCTAACCGAACATTTCCGTTCAATTTATGGCGAGCTGGCAGCGCACGGCTACTGTCTGGAGCGTGATGTCATCCCCGTACAGCCGACCGCTCATTATACCATTGGCGGCATAAAAACCGATGCCTGGGGGCAGACCAGCATACCTTCGCTGTATTCCTGCGGTGAGTCGGCGGCAACCGGGGTGCATGGCGCTAACCGGCTGGCCAGTAATTCCCTCCTGGAAGGCGTGGTTTTCGGCCGCCGGGTGGCCGCCTGCATCAACGATAACTGCCACCTGCCGCCGGGAAAACCCGACTTGTCGGGCACCGGTCTTCCGGTGTATCATCGGGGCATTGACACGGATCTGTTACGTGCCAGGCTGGACCAGGCAGCCGGTGTCATCCGGCAGGGAGAAAAATTGGCCCGGCTTGCGGAATGGCTTTATTCCTGCAGGGAAACAGGGGAGCAAGTCTGGCAGCAGGCCGACTGTTGCCGGGAAAATGCTGCTTTGGTGGCGGAGCTGTTGCTCGAGGCGGCTTTTGTGCGGCAGGAAAGCCGGGGCGGACATTACCGGGCCGATTTCCCGGCAACCAATGACAGCCGGTTTAAAAAACATAGTGAACAGCTATGGGGAAGAAAGGTAAGAATGCAATGA